One Streptomyces sp. B21-105 genomic region harbors:
- a CDS encoding ABC transporter ATP-binding protein: protein MAEPILEVSGLVKHYPLTQGILFKKQVGAVKAVDGVDLTLHRGETLGIVGESGCGKSTVAKMLVNLEKPTAGEIRYRGEDITKLSVRALKAVRRNIQMVFQDPYTSLNPRMTVGDIIGEPYEIHPEVAPKGDRRRKVQELLDVVGLNPEYINRYPHQFSGGQRQRIGIARGLALRPEVIVADEPVSALDVSVQAQVINLLDRLQSEFELSYLFIAHDLSIVRHISDRVGVMYLGRIVEIGRDAEIYDHPTHPYTQALLSAVPLPDPEAREHRERIILVGDVPSPTNIPSGCRFRTRCWKARERCALEVPALAVPAEFRHATGPEAHDSACHFAELKQVVPPEEPQS from the coding sequence ATGGCTGAGCCGATTCTGGAGGTCAGCGGGCTGGTCAAGCACTACCCGCTCACTCAGGGCATCCTCTTCAAGAAGCAGGTCGGCGCGGTGAAGGCCGTCGACGGGGTCGATCTGACCCTGCACCGCGGCGAGACCCTCGGCATCGTCGGCGAGTCGGGCTGCGGCAAGTCGACCGTCGCCAAGATGCTGGTCAACCTGGAGAAGCCGACGGCCGGCGAGATCCGCTACCGGGGCGAGGACATCACCAAGCTGTCCGTGCGCGCCCTCAAGGCCGTCCGGCGCAACATCCAGATGGTGTTCCAGGACCCGTACACCTCCCTCAACCCGCGGATGACGGTGGGCGACATCATCGGGGAGCCGTACGAGATCCACCCCGAGGTGGCGCCGAAGGGCGACCGGCGTCGCAAGGTCCAGGAACTGCTGGACGTCGTCGGACTCAACCCGGAGTACATCAACCGGTACCCGCACCAGTTCTCCGGCGGCCAGCGCCAGCGCATCGGCATCGCACGGGGGCTGGCCCTGCGCCCCGAGGTGATCGTCGCCGACGAGCCGGTGTCCGCGCTGGACGTGTCGGTGCAGGCGCAGGTGATCAACCTGCTGGACCGGCTGCAGAGCGAGTTCGAGCTGTCCTACCTCTTCATCGCCCACGACCTGTCGATCGTCCGGCACATCTCCGACCGGGTCGGCGTGATGTACCTCGGACGGATCGTGGAGATCGGCCGTGACGCCGAGATCTACGACCACCCCACCCACCCGTACACCCAGGCCCTGCTGTCCGCGGTGCCCCTGCCGGACCCGGAGGCGCGCGAGCACCGGGAGCGGATCATCCTGGTGGGCGACGTGCCGTCGCCGACGAACATCCCCTCCGGCTGCCGCTTCCGCACCCGCTGCTGGAAGGCGCGGGAGCGCTGCGCGCTGGAGGTGCCGGCGCTGGCCGTCCCGGCGGAGTTCCGCCACGCCACGGGGCCCGAGGCGCACGACTCGGCGTGCCACTTCGCCGAGCTGAAACAGGTCGTCCCCCCGGAGGAACCACAGTCCTGA
- a CDS encoding helix-turn-helix domain-containing protein codes for MTQVNGRPVQLKEEADEPGWEVDPDDPWGIAVVETVGRQLKLRREAVGMRAADFGLAVGYGEDLVYKIESGKRIPRPEYLDKADKVLGAGGLLSAMKEDVKKVRYPKKVRDLAAMEARAVEIGVYECNNIHGLLQTPEHARALLESWQPAYTPEDVERLVAARMARQSVFERSPAPALGFVLEESTLRRNVGGTMVRRQQFERLLQVGRLNNVTLQVMPMDSGAHPGLSGRIELLKFEDGTGVGRSDGAFSGRPTPELRQLRILELRYGTIRAQALRPGESLALIEKLLGET; via the coding sequence ATGACGCAGGTGAACGGCAGGCCGGTCCAGCTCAAGGAGGAGGCGGACGAGCCGGGTTGGGAGGTGGATCCGGACGACCCCTGGGGCATCGCCGTCGTGGAGACGGTGGGGCGGCAGCTGAAGCTGCGGCGCGAGGCCGTGGGGATGCGCGCGGCCGACTTCGGGCTGGCGGTCGGGTACGGCGAGGATCTCGTCTACAAGATCGAGAGCGGCAAGCGGATCCCCCGCCCCGAGTACCTGGACAAGGCCGACAAGGTGTTGGGAGCGGGCGGGCTGCTCTCGGCGATGAAGGAGGACGTGAAGAAGGTCCGGTACCCGAAAAAGGTGCGGGATCTGGCGGCGATGGAAGCGAGGGCTGTCGAGATCGGGGTGTACGAGTGCAACAACATTCACGGGCTGTTGCAGACTCCCGAGCATGCGCGCGCCTTGCTGGAATCTTGGCAGCCTGCCTACACGCCGGAAGATGTGGAACGGCTGGTCGCGGCCCGCATGGCACGGCAATCCGTCTTCGAGCGGTCGCCTGCGCCCGCGCTGGGCTTCGTCCTGGAAGAGTCGACGCTGCGCCGCAACGTTGGGGGCACAATGGTGAGGCGACAACAGTTCGAACGCCTGCTACAGGTGGGGCGGTTGAACAACGTGACGCTTCAGGTGATGCCGATGGACAGTGGTGCCCACCCTGGCCTCAGCGGCAGGATCGAGCTGCTGAAGTTCGAGGACGGCACCGGAGTAGGCCGTTCCGACGGGGCGTTCAGCGGCCGTCCGACACCCGAGCTGAGGCAGCTCCGCATCCTTGAGCTGCGGTACGGCACCATCCGCGCGCAGGCTCTCCGCCCAGGGGAGTCTCTGGCCCTCATCGAGAAACTGCTGGGAGAGACATGA
- a CDS encoding transglutaminase-like domain-containing protein, which yields MSGFEWAQVRERFAAEARSERPDLALLCLLVGAAADPTAGEDGLDAGQIELDRLAGQVPYRPGGPAAWAEALRELLGERYGFRGSAADYDRLDSSLLDRVLARRRGLPILLSVVWVEVARRAGAPVYGVALPGHFVAGFGPPEDVARQVLVDPFDGGRLLTGEDADLLVTGATGAPLEPSMLTPAEPLDVVMRILNNIRSWASARPERSDVALWAVELALAVPSHPARLRYERGQLLVRRGDFLGGAAELEEYAGLVEVVDEGTAERVRGEAFAARALLN from the coding sequence GTGAGCGGCTTCGAGTGGGCGCAGGTGCGGGAGCGGTTCGCGGCCGAGGCGCGGTCCGAGCGGCCCGATCTGGCGCTGCTGTGCCTGCTGGTCGGAGCGGCGGCCGACCCGACGGCGGGCGAGGACGGTCTGGACGCCGGGCAGATCGAGCTGGACCGGCTGGCGGGGCAGGTCCCGTACCGGCCGGGCGGGCCGGCGGCGTGGGCGGAGGCGTTGCGGGAGCTGCTCGGCGAGCGGTACGGGTTCCGCGGTTCCGCGGCGGACTACGACCGGCTGGACTCGTCGCTGCTGGACCGGGTGCTGGCGCGGCGGCGGGGGCTGCCGATCCTGCTGTCCGTGGTGTGGGTGGAGGTGGCGCGGCGGGCCGGGGCGCCGGTGTACGGGGTGGCGCTGCCGGGGCACTTCGTGGCCGGCTTCGGACCACCCGAGGACGTCGCCCGGCAGGTGCTCGTCGACCCCTTCGACGGGGGGCGGCTGCTGACCGGCGAGGACGCCGACCTGCTCGTCACCGGTGCGACGGGCGCGCCGCTGGAGCCGTCGATGCTGACGCCCGCGGAGCCGCTGGACGTCGTGATGCGGATCCTGAACAACATCCGGTCGTGGGCGTCGGCCCGGCCCGAACGGTCGGATGTCGCCCTGTGGGCCGTGGAATTGGCTCTCGCGGTGCCCTCTCATCCGGCCCGGCTGCGGTACGAGCGCGGGCAGTTGCTGGTGCGCCGGGGGGACTTCCTCGGCGGGGCCGCCGAGTTGGAGGAGTACGCGGGGCTGGTGGAGGTCGTGGACGAGGGCACGGCGGAACGCGTACGCGGCGAGGCCTTCGCCGCACGGGCCCTGCTGAACTGA
- the mshB gene encoding N-acetyl-1-D-myo-inositol-2-amino-2-deoxy-alpha-D-glucopyranoside deacetylase, with the protein MTELPSRRLLLVHAHPDDESINNGATMARYAAEGVHVTLVTCTLGERGEVIPPELRQLTGAALGEHRRAELAAAMAEVGVHDVRLLGGPGRYGDSGMMGLPDNDDPACFWQADVDEAAASLAEVILEVRPQVLVTYDEDGGYGHPDHIQAHRVAMRAAELAGAAGWRIPKVYWNRVPRSVAEDAFAKLREELPDLPFPSAAAVSDVPGVVDDDRVTAEIDGGAGYASAKAAAMRAHATQIDVAPGERYFALSNGLAQPLFTTEYYELVRGEAAGRGGNRETDLFAGTTDAAEVA; encoded by the coding sequence ATGACGGAACTGCCCTCCCGGCGTCTGTTGCTGGTGCACGCGCACCCGGACGACGAGTCGATCAACAACGGCGCGACCATGGCCAGGTACGCGGCCGAGGGCGTCCACGTGACCCTGGTCACCTGCACGCTCGGTGAACGCGGCGAGGTCATCCCGCCCGAGCTGCGGCAGCTGACCGGCGCCGCGCTGGGTGAGCACCGCAGGGCGGAGCTCGCCGCGGCCATGGCCGAGGTCGGCGTGCACGACGTCCGGCTGCTCGGCGGCCCGGGCCGGTACGGCGACTCGGGGATGATGGGCCTGCCCGACAACGACGACCCGGCATGCTTCTGGCAGGCCGACGTCGACGAGGCGGCCGCGTCTCTCGCCGAGGTGATCCTCGAGGTGCGCCCCCAGGTCCTCGTCACTTACGACGAGGACGGCGGCTACGGCCACCCCGACCACATCCAGGCCCACCGGGTCGCCATGCGCGCCGCCGAACTGGCCGGGGCCGCCGGCTGGCGCATCCCGAAGGTGTACTGGAACCGCGTCCCGCGCTCCGTCGCCGAGGACGCCTTCGCGAAGCTCAGGGAGGAGCTGCCGGACCTCCCCTTCCCGAGCGCCGCCGCCGTGTCCGACGTGCCGGGGGTCGTGGACGACGACCGCGTCACCGCCGAGATCGACGGAGGCGCGGGGTACGCCTCCGCAAAGGCCGCCGCGATGCGGGCGCACGCCACCCAGATCGACGTGGCCCCGGGGGAGAGGTACTTCGCCCTCTCCAACGGGCTCGCCCAGCCCCTCTTCACCACCGAGTACTACGAACTCGTCCGGGGCGAGGCCGCCGGGCGCGGCGGGAACCGGGAGACCGACCTGTTCGCGGGGACGACCGACGCGGCGGAGGTGGCCTGA
- a CDS encoding response regulator transcription factor → MTGTIKVLLAEDQSMVREALAALLGLEDDIEVVAQVARGDEVLAAARAHDVDVALLDIEMPGATGIEAAAQLHKELPELKLVVLTTFGRPGYLRSAMEAGADAFLVKDAPAAQLAEAVRKVLAGERVIDPTLAAAALAGGANPLTDREREVLRAAADGSTNAELAAALHLSQGTVRNYLSTAIQKLAVRNRAEAVRIAREKGWL, encoded by the coding sequence ATGACAGGCACGATCAAGGTTCTGCTGGCGGAGGACCAGTCGATGGTCCGCGAGGCCCTGGCGGCCCTGCTCGGCCTCGAGGACGACATCGAAGTGGTCGCCCAGGTGGCGCGCGGCGACGAGGTCCTCGCCGCGGCCCGCGCCCACGACGTCGACGTCGCCCTCCTCGACATCGAGATGCCGGGTGCCACGGGCATCGAGGCAGCCGCACAACTCCACAAGGAGCTCCCGGAGTTGAAGCTGGTTGTGCTGACGACCTTCGGTCGCCCCGGCTATCTGCGCAGCGCCATGGAGGCAGGCGCCGACGCCTTCCTCGTCAAGGACGCGCCGGCGGCGCAACTGGCGGAAGCGGTGCGCAAGGTGCTGGCGGGCGAGCGGGTCATCGACCCCACGCTGGCGGCGGCGGCCCTGGCGGGGGGCGCCAACCCGCTCACCGACCGGGAACGCGAGGTCCTGCGGGCGGCGGCCGACGGCTCGACCAACGCCGAACTGGCGGCGGCCCTGCACCTGTCCCAGGGAACGGTCCGCAACTACCTGTCGACCGCAATACAGAAACTGGCGGTACGCAACCGAGCGGAAGCGGTCCGCATCGCAAGAGAAAAGGGCTGGCTGTAA
- a CDS encoding prolyl oligopeptidase family serine peptidase, protein MTTESDSFPRRHARTQRFTLGAPRSFTVAPDGSRVVFLRSGSGTDRAGALWVLDPADGTERLAADPRTLLGGASEDLSAEERARRERSREAGAGIVGYATDAGVELASFALSGRLFTAELRAGTATELPVTGPVIDPRPSPDGRLVAYVAGGALRVVGAEGEDDRAVAEPESEPVSYGLAEFIAAEEMARSRGFWWSPDSDRLLVARVDDTPVEQWWISDPAQPKRDPRHVRYPAAGTPNADVRLFVFGLDGVRTEVVWDRARYPYVARVHWSGAGAPLLLVQARDQRSQLFLAVDTDSGATRMVHADEDRIWLELFPGVPCWSPSGQLVRIADEGGARVLAVGERPLTGDQLHVRAVLDVTADDVLVAASAGAGAAAPEVGEVHVYRVNELGFERLSQEPGVHGAVRAANVTVLTSAVLDRPGAEARVLRDGKPVASVRSCAADPGLTPRVRLAEGGARRIPCAVLLPSDHRGDAPLPVLMDPYGGPHGQRVVAAHNAHLTSQWFADQGFAVVVADGRGTPGRSPGWEKAIHHDFTVALDDQVEALEDLAKSHPLDLSRVAIRGWSFGGWLAALAVLRRPDVFHAGIAGAPVTDWRIYDTHYTERYLGDPATSPAAYAKSSLVTDEGLAEPAEPHRPLMIVHGLADDNVVVAHALRLSSALLAAGRPHEVLPLSGVTHMTPQEQVAENLLLLQVDFLRRTLGLA, encoded by the coding sequence ATGACGACCGAGTCCGACTCCTTCCCCCGCAGGCACGCCCGCACCCAGCGTTTCACTCTCGGCGCGCCGCGTTCGTTCACGGTGGCGCCCGACGGCTCCCGCGTGGTGTTTCTGCGCTCCGGCTCCGGCACGGACCGCGCGGGCGCACTCTGGGTCCTCGACCCGGCGGACGGCACGGAACGCCTGGCCGCCGACCCCCGCACCCTCCTCGGCGGCGCCTCGGAGGACCTCTCGGCCGAGGAGCGGGCGCGCCGTGAACGCAGCCGCGAAGCCGGTGCGGGCATCGTCGGCTATGCCACCGACGCGGGCGTGGAGCTGGCGTCTTTTGCCTTGTCAGGGCGGCTTTTCACGGCCGAGCTGAGGGCCGGGACGGCCACCGAGCTGCCGGTCACCGGACCGGTGATCGACCCCCGTCCGTCCCCTGACGGGCGACTCGTCGCCTATGTCGCCGGGGGTGCGCTGCGGGTGGTGGGCGCGGAGGGCGAGGACGACCGGGCGGTGGCGGAACCGGAATCGGAACCGGTTTCCTATGGATTGGCCGAGTTCATCGCGGCCGAGGAGATGGCCCGCTCGCGCGGGTTCTGGTGGTCCCCGGACTCGGACCGGCTGCTGGTCGCCCGGGTGGACGACACGCCGGTGGAACAGTGGTGGATCTCCGATCCGGCCCAGCCGAAACGTGACCCACGCCACGTGCGATATCCAGCTGCCGGGACGCCCAACGCTGACGTACGGCTGTTCGTGTTCGGTCTCGACGGGGTGCGTACGGAGGTCGTCTGGGATCGTGCGCGCTATCCGTACGTGGCGCGAGTGCACTGGTCAGGGGCGGGGGCGCCGCTGCTGCTCGTACAAGCGCGCGACCAGCGAAGTCAGCTGTTCCTGGCGGTGGACACCGACTCCGGGGCGACCCGGATGGTGCATGCCGACGAAGATCGGATTTGGCTGGAACTCTTCCCTGGAGTGCCCTGCTGGAGCCCTTCGGGGCAGCTGGTCCGGATCGCCGACGAGGGCGGCGCGCGGGTTCTCGCGGTCGGTGAACGCCCGCTGACCGGAGACCAGTTGCACGTACGGGCGGTGCTGGACGTGACGGCCGACGACGTGCTGGTCGCCGCCTCCGCCGGGGCGGGCGCGGCGGCGCCCGAGGTCGGTGAGGTGCACGTCTACCGGGTGAACGAGCTCGGCTTCGAGCGTCTCTCCCAGGAGCCCGGCGTGCACGGGGCGGTCCGCGCCGCGAACGTGACCGTGCTGACGTCGGCGGTCTTGGACCGGCCGGGCGCCGAGGCGCGGGTGCTGCGGGACGGTAAGCCCGTCGCGTCCGTCCGGTCCTGTGCGGCGGATCCGGGTCTGACCCCGCGCGTGCGACTCGCCGAGGGGGGCGCACGACGCATTCCGTGCGCCGTCCTGTTGCCCTCGGACCACCGCGGCGACGCCCCTCTGCCGGTGCTCATGGACCCCTACGGCGGCCCGCACGGCCAGCGGGTGGTGGCCGCGCACAACGCGCACCTCACCTCCCAGTGGTTCGCCGACCAGGGCTTCGCGGTGGTCGTCGCCGACGGCCGGGGCACGCCGGGCCGCTCGCCCGGCTGGGAGAAGGCGATCCACCACGACTTCACGGTCGCCCTCGACGACCAGGTCGAGGCGCTGGAGGACCTGGCGAAGAGCCACCCGCTCGACCTCTCCCGGGTGGCGATCCGCGGCTGGTCCTTCGGCGGCTGGCTCGCGGCCCTCGCGGTGCTGCGCCGCCCCGACGTCTTCCACGCGGGCATCGCCGGCGCGCCGGTGACCGACTGGCGGATCTACGACACCCACTACACCGAGCGGTACCTCGGTGACCCGGCCACGTCGCCGGCGGCGTACGCGAAGAGCTCGCTGGTCACCGACGAGGGGCTGGCCGAGCCCGCCGAACCGCACCGGCCGCTGATGATCGTCCACGGCCTGGCCGACGACAACGTGGTCGTCGCGCACGCGCTGCGGCTGTCCTCGGCCCTGCTGGCCGCCGGCCGCCCACATGAGGTGCTCCCCCTGTCGGGCGTCACCCACATGACCCCGCAGGAACAGGTCGCGGAGAACCTGCTCCTCCTCCAGGTGGACTTCCTCCGTCGTACTCTCGGACTCGCCTGA
- a CDS encoding ABC transporter ATP-binding protein: MTTQTAPVVGFDRVTKSFGDVRAVDGLTLDLRPGETVALLGPNGAGKSTSLDLLLGLKHPDSGAVRLFGATPREAIVAGRVGAMLQSGGLMDEVTVAELVGLACRLHPKPYRPADVLARAGVAQIADRKVDKLSGGQAQRVRFALATAGDSDLIVLDEPTTGMDVTTRQAFWATMREQADQGRTVLFATHYLEEADAIADRVLVLHRGRLLADGTAAEIKAKAGARRIAFDLEGEIDEAALRALPFLTSLTVSHSGSAAGSASGSGPRSSRTVRMQSSDADATVHAVYGLGLYPHNLEVAGLGLEQAFVALTTAEEAKTR; encoded by the coding sequence ATGACGACGCAGACAGCACCGGTGGTCGGATTCGACCGGGTGACCAAGAGTTTCGGCGACGTACGGGCCGTGGACGGCCTGACGCTCGACCTCCGGCCCGGGGAGACCGTGGCGCTGCTCGGCCCCAACGGCGCGGGCAAGTCCACCTCCCTCGACCTGCTGCTCGGCCTCAAGCACCCCGACAGCGGCGCCGTGCGGCTCTTCGGCGCCACCCCGCGCGAGGCGATCGTCGCCGGGCGGGTCGGCGCGATGCTGCAGAGCGGCGGCCTGATGGACGAGGTGACGGTCGCCGAACTGGTCGGCCTCGCCTGCCGGCTGCACCCGAAGCCGTACCGGCCCGCCGACGTGCTGGCCCGCGCCGGCGTCGCCCAGATCGCCGACCGCAAGGTCGACAAGCTCTCCGGCGGCCAGGCCCAGCGGGTGCGGTTCGCCCTCGCCACCGCGGGCGACAGCGACCTCATCGTCCTCGACGAGCCCACCACCGGCATGGACGTCACCACCCGGCAGGCGTTCTGGGCCACCATGCGCGAACAGGCCGATCAGGGCCGCACCGTCCTGTTCGCCACCCACTACCTCGAAGAGGCCGACGCCATCGCCGACCGGGTGCTGGTCCTGCACCGGGGCCGGCTGCTCGCCGACGGCACGGCGGCCGAGATCAAGGCGAAGGCCGGCGCCCGACGCATCGCCTTCGACCTGGAGGGCGAGATCGACGAGGCCGCGCTGCGCGCCCTGCCGTTCCTCACCTCCCTGACCGTGTCCCACAGCGGCTCCGCCGCCGGGTCCGCGTCCGGATCCGGACCCCGATCCAGCCGGACCGTGCGCATGCAGTCCTCCGACGCCGACGCCACCGTCCACGCGGTGTACGGCCTCGGCCTCTACCCGCACAACCTCGAAGTCGCAGGGCTCGGCCTGGAACAGGCCTTCGTCGCCCTCACCACCGCCGAGGAGGCGAAGACCCGGTGA
- a CDS encoding ATP-binding protein, protein MIQESVSSATQPGQHFRNFSLRLSPTPRGARLARLLTVEQLRFWGVPVDPAGQIVAELATNAATHGRVRGRDFRLTVYVIAHTLRIEVTDTAGERPPRLPHPGPDGDSESGRGLLLVEALADRWGWAPELRPRKTVWAELVLPPDDVQSRRDS, encoded by the coding sequence GTGATCCAGGAATCCGTCTCCTCTGCGACCCAACCCGGCCAGCACTTCCGCAACTTCAGCCTGCGGTTGTCTCCCACGCCTCGCGGAGCGCGCCTCGCCCGCCTGCTCACCGTCGAGCAACTGCGCTTCTGGGGCGTGCCGGTGGACCCGGCCGGCCAGATCGTCGCTGAGCTGGCGACGAACGCAGCCACTCACGGACGCGTACGGGGCCGGGACTTCCGACTCACGGTCTACGTCATCGCGCACACGCTCCGCATCGAGGTCACCGACACGGCGGGGGAGCGGCCGCCCCGCTTGCCGCATCCGGGTCCGGACGGCGATTCCGAGTCGGGCCGTGGGCTGCTCCTGGTCGAGGCACTCGCCGACCGGTGGGGCTGGGCCCCGGAGCTGCGCCCACGCAAGACGGTCTGGGCCGAACTCGTACTCCCGCCGGACGACGTTCAGAGTCGCCGCGACTCCTGA
- a CDS encoding ABC transporter permease, translating into MNGLIKLELTRALRNRKFLFFSVIYPSVLFLLIAGSSDSKEKIDGTGLTLPTYMMVSMASFGALTAVLMGNSERIAKERQSGWVRQLRLTTLPGRGYVLAKTASAAVVSLPSIVVVFAVAAVVKDVRLDAWQWAALTGAIWAGSLVFAALGVAIGYLATGDAVRPITMITYFGLSILGGLWMPTTTFPGWLQDIARWVPTHAYAALGQAIEQSRAPHAEDIVILAAFFALFTGGAAWLYRKDTLKA; encoded by the coding sequence GTGAACGGCCTGATCAAGCTGGAACTCACCCGCGCGCTGCGCAACCGCAAGTTCCTGTTCTTCTCGGTGATCTACCCGTCGGTGCTGTTCCTGCTGATCGCGGGCTCCTCCGACAGCAAGGAGAAGATCGACGGCACGGGCCTCACGCTGCCGACGTACATGATGGTCTCGATGGCCTCCTTCGGCGCCCTCACGGCCGTCCTGATGGGCAACAGCGAGCGCATCGCCAAGGAACGGCAGAGCGGCTGGGTGCGGCAGCTGCGGCTGACCACCCTCCCGGGACGCGGATACGTCCTCGCCAAGACCGCGAGCGCCGCCGTGGTCAGCCTGCCCTCCATCGTCGTCGTCTTCGCCGTCGCCGCGGTCGTGAAGGACGTACGGCTGGACGCCTGGCAGTGGGCCGCGCTCACCGGCGCGATCTGGGCCGGCAGCCTCGTCTTCGCCGCACTGGGCGTGGCGATCGGCTACCTCGCGACCGGGGACGCCGTCCGCCCCATCACGATGATCACCTACTTCGGCCTGTCGATCCTCGGCGGTCTGTGGATGCCCACGACGACCTTCCCGGGCTGGCTGCAGGACATCGCCAGGTGGGTGCCCACGCACGCGTACGCTGCCCTGGGGCAGGCGATCGAACAGAGCCGGGCCCCGCATGCCGAGGACATCGTGATCCTGGCCGCCTTCTTCGCCCTGTTCACGGGCGGCGCGGCCTGGCTGTACCGGAAGGACACCCTGAAGGCGTGA
- a CDS encoding sensor histidine kinase, protein MSVMTDDPRCREGRDGLEAIEGNRILPGGPARNRRELWRRKVLWIGVWLVFLSSPVHDLVSGQHTTAGTVAGWLGLAVFVALYLALLFRNMGDTPYPTKAVHALIGSMAVLATVLSLTHGSAWLGLYCYVSVACGSVLPMRLALWAIPGTGAVLLLVGLRSDEEQALNLLLLVLLIGFAMTGVSQLVCTTIELRKARATVAQLAANEERLRLARDLHDLLGHSLSLITLKSELAGRMLPDHPDKAARQVADIEQVSRQALVDVREAVTGYRRPRLTAELAGAQVALTAAGVIAALPAEPDLEGVPEDSEAALAWALREAITNVVRHSGAARCTVDVVRRQTLDGPVLELSVEDDGSGGSGKGPGNGLTGLTERLEKAGGVLEAERLGCGFRLVARVPAGAVPDVGSRS, encoded by the coding sequence GTGAGCGTCATGACGGACGACCCGCGGTGCCGGGAGGGCAGGGACGGCCTGGAGGCCATCGAGGGCAACCGGATCCTGCCGGGCGGGCCCGCCCGTAACCGGCGGGAACTGTGGCGGCGCAAGGTGCTCTGGATCGGGGTGTGGCTGGTCTTCCTCAGCTCGCCCGTGCACGACCTGGTCTCCGGGCAGCACACCACGGCCGGCACGGTGGCCGGCTGGCTCGGACTCGCGGTGTTCGTCGCGCTCTACCTCGCGCTGCTGTTCCGGAACATGGGGGACACGCCCTACCCCACGAAGGCCGTTCACGCCCTCATCGGGTCCATGGCCGTGCTGGCCACCGTCCTCTCCCTGACCCACGGCTCCGCCTGGCTCGGCCTGTACTGCTACGTCTCCGTCGCCTGCGGAAGCGTGCTGCCGATGCGGCTGGCGCTCTGGGCGATCCCGGGCACGGGAGCCGTGCTGCTCCTCGTCGGACTGCGCAGCGACGAGGAACAGGCGCTGAACCTGCTTCTGCTGGTCCTGCTCATCGGTTTCGCGATGACGGGCGTCAGCCAACTCGTGTGCACCACCATCGAGTTGCGCAAGGCGCGGGCGACGGTCGCGCAACTGGCCGCGAACGAGGAGCGGTTGCGGCTGGCGAGGGACCTGCACGACCTGCTCGGCCATTCGCTGTCCCTCATCACGCTCAAGAGCGAGCTGGCCGGCCGGATGCTGCCCGACCACCCCGACAAGGCGGCCCGGCAGGTCGCCGACATCGAACAGGTCAGCCGGCAGGCCCTGGTCGACGTCCGCGAGGCCGTCACCGGCTACCGGCGCCCCCGGCTGACCGCCGAACTCGCCGGCGCGCAGGTCGCGTTGACGGCGGCCGGCGTCATCGCCGCGCTGCCCGCCGAACCGGATCTCGAAGGCGTCCCCGAGGACAGCGAGGCCGCCCTCGCCTGGGCGCTGCGCGAGGCCATCACCAACGTGGTCCGGCACAGCGGCGCCGCCCGTTGCACGGTGGACGTCGTGCGCCGCCAGACCCTCGACGGCCCCGTCCTCGAACTCTCGGTCGAGGACGACGGATCCGGCGGCTCCGGCAAGGGCCCCGGCAACGGACTCACCGGCCTGACGGAGCGTCTGGAGAAGGCGGGCGGCGTGCTGGAGGCGGAGCGCCTGGGGTGCGGTTTCCGCCTGGTCGCCCGGGTCCCGGCCGGCGCGGTGCCGGACGTAGGATCCCGCTCATGA
- a CDS encoding DUF397 domain-containing protein, producing the protein MIRKHAAGGPSEPAWFKSSYSSGPDGESCVEIATTTATVHVRDSKHADGPRLRLSPEAWADFVPYVSKS; encoded by the coding sequence ATGATCCGCAAGCACGCCGCCGGGGGCCCATCCGAACCGGCGTGGTTCAAGAGCAGCTACAGCAGCGGCCCTGACGGTGAGTCCTGCGTAGAAATCGCCACCACCACCGCGACCGTCCACGTCCGCGACTCCAAGCACGCCGACGGCCCCCGCCTCCGGCTGTCGCCGGAGGCCTGGGCCGACTTCGTGCCGTACGTGTCGAAGAGCTGA